Part of the Zingiber officinale cultivar Zhangliang chromosome 6A, Zo_v1.1, whole genome shotgun sequence genome, GAACACTTGCACTAATAAGACGAGAGAAatgaaaatatgatttttttttttttttttgaaaaaagagAACTATCCAATCATATCATATTTATATAGGATTCAACACAATACCCTACAACTTAACTAATGTGGGATTACCCTTGCAACATTTATAACCGACGAACCTAGTAACTCTAACAATATAAGATATATCTTGAAATGCAATTTTACTTCAAAAAAGGGCGCCATTGATTTATTTAATACCACAAGACTGAAATAAATTACATCTGTCCATAAGTATAACATTAGAGATACCAACCTGAGAGTGAAAAAATATTTGGGAATATGGAAAGGTATTTCCATCCATCTTCTGAAAATATCACAAAGAAGCCGCAGCCCACGCAATGACAATAAAGGTATCTCCTCACTTTTCGCTCCCTTCACTTCTTCTTGGATGCTAAGAGTACTTGATATACAGAAGTTAAATACCTGCAAATTATCTCTCTCTACATAATCAGGAGTAGCAGTACATATTCCTGAACATGACTGCCCATTTTCATTGCATAAGGCAGCCATGGACATGAGTTGCCTAGAAATTTTGTCATCTGTGGTCCAAAAACGCTCAATAAGGTCTCGCAAGATCAAAGTGGATGAAAACTTCGGGACATTTCTGTAAGCAGGTGAACATGGGAAGTGCATGGTAAATGCAATACAAAAGGACAACAAAGAGCAGTGAAGTGCCATTGATGAGATTGCCTTAAAACTTTGGCTGTCAATATCTAAGAAAGATGAAGCAAGAAGATCATAGCATTTGGCTAAATTGTTCAACCTGAATGACTCGTAGGCCAAGCCAGACATTAAAACATTCAAATTTTGTGTAAATTTTGTACCGTGCAGCATTTTGTTTTCTTCCTCATTACAAAGGTTTATAAAAGATGGTACACTAGAATTGAGCAATACAAGTGTATCAGCCAGGATATTAAACAACTTAGCTCTAAGATGGAGGAACCACCTCTGGAAATAGTAGATGCCATCTGAAACACCAGCTGATGCTAATGTTTCTTCTGCAGAGCATATTCTACCACAAACTTTTGTGAATTTCCCATCCCATCCACTCAAATTTGCAATTGTATCATTATCTCCTCCCATAACAGAGGTCAAGATTTTGCTATAGTTCTTAACTGTCTGCAACCCATTGACCAATTCTCTGCCTGCTTTGGGAAAAAGTAGCAGTTTAATTTCACTCTCACTACCAGCCAACAGCATCAAACACTTCAACCAGCAAAAAAGGTTTGCTGAATCTATATGATCCATCAATTTCCTGAAGGCAAAAGTTGCTGAAAACCACAGACCTTCAAGACAAGAATATTTTCCAGCTCTATATGCTGCCCAGTAATTTCTCTTTTGCAGCATCCTCTGAATGAATTCCATTGACTTCCACTCCTGATTGACCCAGCAAATGTTATCATATATCCTATCAATGCTACCAGACCCTGATTCATCTGAATTTTGTGCTTGATTATCAGCTTCTCTACCTAAGGAGCATACAACAAAAGGATCCTGGCAGAGGCAGAAAATTTCATAAGCAGCACTACTGGCATACCAGCTATGCTGTATACACTCCACTAAAAGCTTCACCTTCTGACGAACTTCACTACTAAGAGAAGCAATACCATTTAGTTTTTTCATATAAGCATTCATGAATCTGATTATGCAAATTGCTATTTCTGAATAAAAGAGATCTTGCTTATGACACACTTGAAGCCCCCAACTTTTCATATGAAATTCTTCCTGAGAAACTAATTCACGAATGCCTTCCAACGAAGATTTATCATGTATACCCTTGAGGGTCTGTAACATACATATTATCCTATCTAGACCTGTCAAAGGTGCTAGAGGATATTCTGTGGCCAGAAGTAGAATAAGTCTAAATTTTCTCCTGCATTCCTGTATTAAATCAGTACAGGACATATCAGTCTCCATGTTTATACCTCTCTCGCTGGGATTAGTTATAGTTTGGTTAATCATATGTGTTAAATAATCTACAATCATTGATATAACTTGGCATTCAATTGCTGAAGCATCTATTTCAGAGGTCAAAACATTTGGATTTCTTTGCAGCTCAAAGCACCTCCTACACCACTTAGTAGGTACTGTACAACAATGCCCTCTCTCTGCCATCTTAAGGCTGCACAAGATATGCACAAGAAGCTGATGAACAAGACTTATTTTTGTCCTACTGGACTTTTGTTCTGATATCAACAGAAGCCTCTTAAGAAAAGCGTGCAGGTCCACATATGTTACATCTGGTAGCACACTGCTGAACAACTGCAAACAAGGATATATGGTTACTATGGATAAACAAAAAAGATCAATTTAATACATGAAAAATGTACCTTGCATAGAATCTTTAAAGCTTTGCATTGAACATGCACTTGATGATCATTGTTATCAACAACATGcagtaatttcaaaattacacTCTCATTGGCATTAAAGCAGCAAGTAGGTCTACCAAAAGAGAAATATAGACATTTTAAAGCTCTAACTTTCAAAGGATAAGTAGTATCGTTGCTTAGAAATGATAGGAGTAAGTCAACCTGCAAGAATAAAGAAActctagtaaaaaaaaattattctagaTAATAGAAAAGCATATTAGCACAC contains:
- the LOC121996417 gene encoding uncharacterized protein LOC121996417 isoform X5, translating into MEKIPAACAMTWSIELEKGLRSKCPDKRILAIEKMGPILQTWSEELNITREIADMYNLVVGEDRTFANTILLRLANAFKCGDNHTRQCVLKVFLLEMPHIRKERKRYNGILAKRRVPNYIEMLKRVKVVYDTGDAEAKTLSLRLFGCWADLAKDSTHIRHIVLQSLQSSNISEVKASLFAAGCFALLSEDFALITLEILLNIVGSSMSPFVVSIAAIHAIPRMQCSSMVASKAYKAGKKLLLGALNVEFKAEMLSSLSKLAFKSTTLYFEQVDLLLSFLSNDTTYPLKVRALKCLYFSFGRPTCCFNANESVILKLLHVVDNNDHQVHVQCKALKILCKLFSSVLPDVTYVDLHAFLKRLLLISEQKSSRTKISLVHQLLVHILCSLKMAERGHCCTVPTKWCRRCFELQRNPNVLTSEIDASAIECQVISMIVDYLTHMINQTITNPSERGINMETDMSCTDLIQECRRKFRLILLLATEYPLAPLTGLDRIICMLQTLKGIHDKSSLEGIRELVSQEEFHMKSWGLQVCHKQDLFYSEIAICIIRFMNAYMKKLNGIASLSSEVRQKVKLLVECIQHSWYASSAAYEIFCLCQDPFVVCSLGREADNQAQNSDESGSGSIDRIYDNICWVNQEWKSMEFIQRMLQKRNYWAAYRAGKYSCLEGLWFSATFAFRKLMDHIDSANLFCWLKCLMLLAGSESEIKLLLFPKAGRELVNGLQTVKNYSKILTSVMGGDNDTIANLSGWDGKFTKVCGRICSAEETLASAGVSDGIYYFQR
- the LOC121996417 gene encoding uncharacterized protein LOC121996417 isoform X2, with translation MEKIPAACAMTWSIELEKGLRSKCPDKRILAIEKMGPILQTWSEELNITREIADMYNLVVVYDTGDAEAKTLSLRLFGCWADLAKDSTHIRHIVLQSLQSSNISEVKASLFAAGCFALLSEDFALITLEILLNIVGSSMSPFVVSIAAIHAIPRMQCSSMVASKAYKAGKKLLLGALNVEFKAEMLSSLSKLAFKSTTLYFEQVDLLLSFLSNDTTYPLKVRALKCLYFSFGRPTCCFNANESVILKLLHVVDNNDHQVHVQCKALKILCKLFSSVLPDVTYVDLHAFLKRLLLISEQKSSRTKISLVHQLLVHILCSLKMAERGHCCTVPTKWCRRCFELQRNPNVLTSEIDASAIECQVISMIVDYLTHMINQTITNPSERGINMETDMSCTDLIQECRRKFRLILLLATEYPLAPLTGLDRIICMLQTLKGIHDKSSLEGIRELVSQEEFHMKSWGLQVCHKQDLFYSEIAICIIRFMNAYMKKLNGIASLSSEVRQKVKLLVECIQHSWYASSAAYEIFCLCQDPFVVCSLGREADNQAQNSDESGSGSIDRIYDNICWVNQEWKSMEFIQRMLQKRNYWAAYRAGKYSCLEGLWFSATFAFRKLMDHIDSANLFCWLKCLMLLAGSESEIKLLLFPKAGRELVNGLQTVKNYSKILTSVMGGDNDTIANLSGWDGKFTKVCGRICSAEETLASAGVSDGIYYFQRWFLHLRAKLFNILADTLVLLNSSVPSFINLCNEEENKMLHGTKFTQNLNVLMSGLAYESFRLNNLAKCYDLLASSFLDIDSQSFKAISSMALHCSLLSFCIAFTMHFPCSPAYRNVPKFSSTLILRDLIERFWTTDDKISRQLMSMAALCNENGQSCSGICTATPDYVERDNLQVFNFCISSTLSIQEEVKGAKSEEIPLLSLRGLRLLCDIFRRWMEIPFHIPKYFFTLRSCIGAELFILNADPGNRSELSVLHGDCMSLSLCIQLKNASTALCPKVMEIYSILAAKPSKQSSPEKGKEDCFNAFKIDEMLELNSLLMMHVKDTTRKDNKINFMDSPGYEWVIAFSSFRPNKRGQGFSSCLLDVSAFPEGIYQIQWHSCCIDESGTYWTLLPLTPGAFFTVKMS
- the LOC121996417 gene encoding uncharacterized protein LOC121996417 isoform X1, with the translated sequence MEKIPAACAMTWSIELEKGLRSKCPDKRILAIEKMGPILQTWSEELNITREIADMYNLVVGEDRTFANTILLRLANAFKCGDNHTRQCVLKVFLLEMPHIRKERKRYNGILAKRRVPNYIEMLKRVKVVYDTGDAEAKTLSLRLFGCWADLAKDSTHIRHIVLQSLQSSNISEVKASLFAAGCFALLSEDFALITLEILLNIVGSSMSPFVVSIAAIHAIPRMQCSSMVASKAYKAGKKLLLGALNVEFKAEMLSSLSKLAFKSTTLYFEQVDLLLSFLSNDTTYPLKVRALKCLYFSFGRPTCCFNANESVILKLLHVVDNNDHQVHVQCKALKILCKLFSSVLPDVTYVDLHAFLKRLLLISEQKSSRTKISLVHQLLVHILCSLKMAERGHCCTVPTKWCRRCFELQRNPNVLTSEIDASAIECQVISMIVDYLTHMINQTITNPSERGINMETDMSCTDLIQECRRKFRLILLLATEYPLAPLTGLDRIICMLQTLKGIHDKSSLEGIRELVSQEEFHMKSWGLQVCHKQDLFYSEIAICIIRFMNAYMKKLNGIASLSSEVRQKVKLLVECIQHSWYASSAAYEIFCLCQDPFVVCSLGREADNQAQNSDESGSGSIDRIYDNICWVNQEWKSMEFIQRMLQKRNYWAAYRAGKYSCLEGLWFSATFAFRKLMDHIDSANLFCWLKCLMLLAGSESEIKLLLFPKAGRELVNGLQTVKNYSKILTSVMGGDNDTIANLSGWDGKFTKVCGRICSAEETLASAGVSDGIYYFQRWFLHLRAKLFNILADTLVLLNSSVPSFINLCNEEENKMLHGTKFTQNLNVLMSGLAYESFRLNNLAKCYDLLASSFLDIDSQSFKAISSMALHCSLLSFCIAFTMHFPCSPAYRNVPKFSSTLILRDLIERFWTTDDKISRQLMSMAALCNENGQSCSGICTATPDYVERDNLQVFNFCISSTLSIQEEVKGAKSEEIPLLSLRGLRLLCDIFRRWMEIPFHIPKYFFTLRSCIGAELFILNADPGNRSELSVLHGDCMSLSLCIQLKNASTALCPKVMEIYSILAAKPSKQSSPEKGKEDCFNAFKIDEMLELNSLLMMHVKDTTRKDNKINFMDSPGYEWVIAFSSFRPNKRGQGFSSCLLDVSAFPEGIYQIQWHSCCIDESGTYWTLLPLTPGAFFTVKMS
- the LOC121996417 gene encoding uncharacterized protein LOC121996417 isoform X3, producing MEKIPAACAMTWSIELEKGLRSKCPDKRILAIEKMGPILQTWSEELNITREIADMYNLVVGDAEAKTLSLRLFGCWADLAKDSTHIRHIVLQSLQSSNISEVKASLFAAGCFALLSEDFALITLEILLNIVGSSMSPFVVSIAAIHAIPRMQCSSMVASKAYKAGKKLLLGALNVEFKAEMLSSLSKLAFKSTTLYFEQVDLLLSFLSNDTTYPLKVRALKCLYFSFGRPTCCFNANESVILKLLHVVDNNDHQVHVQCKALKILCKLFSSVLPDVTYVDLHAFLKRLLLISEQKSSRTKISLVHQLLVHILCSLKMAERGHCCTVPTKWCRRCFELQRNPNVLTSEIDASAIECQVISMIVDYLTHMINQTITNPSERGINMETDMSCTDLIQECRRKFRLILLLATEYPLAPLTGLDRIICMLQTLKGIHDKSSLEGIRELVSQEEFHMKSWGLQVCHKQDLFYSEIAICIIRFMNAYMKKLNGIASLSSEVRQKVKLLVECIQHSWYASSAAYEIFCLCQDPFVVCSLGREADNQAQNSDESGSGSIDRIYDNICWVNQEWKSMEFIQRMLQKRNYWAAYRAGKYSCLEGLWFSATFAFRKLMDHIDSANLFCWLKCLMLLAGSESEIKLLLFPKAGRELVNGLQTVKNYSKILTSVMGGDNDTIANLSGWDGKFTKVCGRICSAEETLASAGVSDGIYYFQRWFLHLRAKLFNILADTLVLLNSSVPSFINLCNEEENKMLHGTKFTQNLNVLMSGLAYESFRLNNLAKCYDLLASSFLDIDSQSFKAISSMALHCSLLSFCIAFTMHFPCSPAYRNVPKFSSTLILRDLIERFWTTDDKISRQLMSMAALCNENGQSCSGICTATPDYVERDNLQVFNFCISSTLSIQEEVKGAKSEEIPLLSLRGLRLLCDIFRRWMEIPFHIPKYFFTLRSCIGAELFILNADPGNRSELSVLHGDCMSLSLCIQLKNASTALCPKVMEIYSILAAKPSKQSSPEKGKEDCFNAFKIDEMLELNSLLMMHVKDTTRKDNKINFMDSPGYEWVIAFSSFRPNKRGQGFSSCLLDVSAFPEGIYQIQWHSCCIDESGTYWTLLPLTPGAFFTVKMS
- the LOC121996417 gene encoding uncharacterized protein LOC121996417 isoform X4 → MEKIPAACAMTWSIELEKGLRSKCPDKRILAIEKMGPILQTWSEELNITREIADMYNLVVGEDRTFANTILLRLANAFKCGDNHTRQCVLKVFLLEMPHIRKERKRYNGILAKRRVPNYIEMLKRVKVVYDTGDAEAKTLSLRLFGCWADLAKDSTHIRHIVLQSLQSSNISEVKASLFAAGCFALLSEDFALITLEILLNIVGSSMSPFVVSIAAIHAIPRMQCSSMVASKAYKAGKKLLLGALNVEFKAEMLSSLSKLAFKSTTLYFEQVDLLLSFLSNDTTYPLKVRALKCLYFSFGRPTCCFNANESVILKLLHVVDNNDHQVHVQCKALKILCKLFSSVLPDVTYVDLHAFLKRLLLISEQKSSRTKISLVHQLLVHILCSLKMAERGHCCTVPTKWCRRCFELQRNPNVLTSEIDASAIECQVISMIVDYLTHMINQTITNPSERGINMETDMSCTDLIQECRRKFRLILLLATEYPLAPLTGLDRIICMLQTLKGIHDKSSLEGIRELVSQEEFHMKSWGLQVCHKQDLFYSEIAICIIRFMNAYMKKLNGIASLSSEVRQKVKLLVECIQHSWYASSAAYEIFCLCQDPFVVCSLGREADNQAQNSDESGSGSIDRIYDNICWVNQEWKSMEFIQRMLQKRNYWAAYRAGKYSCLEGLWFSATFAFRKLMDHIDSANLFCWLKCLMLLAGSESEIKLLLFPKAGRELVNGLQTVKNYSKILTSVMGGDNDTIANLSGWDGKFTKVCGRICSAEETLASAGVSDGIYYFQRWFLHLRAKLFNILADTLVLLNSSVPSFINLCNEEENKMLHGTKFTQNLNVLMSGLAYESFRLNNLAKCYDLLASSFLDIDSQSFKAISSMALHCSLLSFCIAFTMHFPCSPAYRNVPKFSSTLILRDLIERFWTTDDKISRQLMSMAALCNENGQSCSGICTATPDYVERDNLQVFNFCISSTLSIQEEVKGAKSEEIPLLSLRGLRLLCDIFRRWMEIPFHIPKYFFTLRCFNLLLDAASWLIFWN